The following proteins are encoded in a genomic region of Sulfurospirillum arsenophilum NBRC 109478:
- a CDS encoding sensor domain-containing diguanylate cyclase, translated as MEKVTGFWQRFVQFITFVNLPIRKKFFLFELGTFFWFMLIGCVAVASLSFIHYRYLQITQTTFPYMKVVFTIQPELSSLERILNSKEVDNNFLVVKGPISQMKSRLSESLMNGQKSNNNSNIFEMIIQSLSKDDTESVRALQAISNEINAMEEMVLSLQKKRGTITAGDIEKMKEFLALHVETTQEMTQELSSRINGLYQGYNQQVGNTIRLSINTMAIVIFIAVVLLMLFTRWLREAFSRPIESMIHQIHSIGTGEVDLSKKLKIKSKDEIGTLSKEFNKLVDTVYGVTVFKKVIEEDSSLEVVYTRLGEVFEKEAGIHNYRIFDVNSAKGTMSVVYPHITDEKEFLVCNEEIQHNCTLCRAQKTGHKVSSFEYEGVCREFIHDGNKRHVCIPLIVSGHAGAVVQFVFTKEDAEHVNEKVFKAESYIKHSLSVIETKRLMNTLRESSLVDGLTGLYNRRFLQDHSNQIIASTLRRKKQISLLMCDMDYFKQVNDKYGHDVGDNVLKETSHILKKCVRESDIIIRFGGEEFLILLIDTEVNYGVKVAEKIRLAVEEFNFKTTDGILKKTISMGISDFPHDTDGFWQAIKFADVALYKAKESGRNRCLRFTKELWDQKANF; from the coding sequence ATGGAAAAAGTGACAGGTTTTTGGCAGCGTTTTGTACAGTTTATTACATTTGTGAATCTTCCAATTCGCAAGAAATTTTTCCTTTTTGAACTTGGAACTTTCTTTTGGTTTATGCTTATCGGCTGCGTTGCCGTCGCTTCCTTGAGTTTCATACACTACCGCTACTTGCAAATCACCCAAACCACATTTCCCTATATGAAAGTGGTCTTCACGATCCAGCCAGAACTCTCTTCCTTGGAGCGAATACTCAATAGCAAAGAGGTCGATAATAATTTTTTGGTGGTGAAAGGGCCTATCTCTCAGATGAAAAGCAGACTTTCAGAGTCTTTAATGAATGGTCAAAAAAGTAACAACAATAGCAACATTTTTGAGATGATCATCCAGTCATTGTCCAAAGATGACACCGAAAGTGTGCGTGCTTTACAAGCTATCTCGAATGAGATCAATGCGATGGAAGAGATGGTGCTTTCTTTGCAAAAAAAACGTGGTACGATAACAGCTGGTGATATTGAAAAAATGAAAGAGTTCTTGGCTTTACATGTAGAGACAACGCAAGAGATGACACAAGAGCTTTCTAGCCGCATCAATGGGCTTTACCAAGGCTACAACCAACAAGTAGGCAACACCATCCGACTCTCCATTAACACGATGGCTATTGTGATTTTTATTGCGGTTGTTTTATTGATGCTCTTCACACGATGGCTTAGAGAAGCATTTTCACGTCCGATTGAGTCGATGATTCATCAGATACACTCCATCGGTACGGGTGAGGTAGACCTGAGTAAAAAACTCAAAATAAAATCCAAAGATGAGATAGGCACACTCTCCAAAGAGTTCAACAAACTGGTCGATACCGTCTATGGCGTTACCGTTTTCAAAAAAGTCATTGAAGAGGACAGCTCGCTTGAAGTGGTTTATACAAGACTTGGCGAGGTTTTTGAAAAAGAGGCGGGCATTCACAACTACCGCATTTTCGATGTTAATTCTGCGAAAGGAACGATGAGTGTGGTTTATCCGCATATTACCGATGAAAAAGAGTTCTTAGTGTGTAATGAAGAGATACAACATAACTGCACCCTATGTCGCGCTCAAAAAACAGGGCATAAAGTCTCGTCGTTTGAGTACGAGGGCGTGTGCAGAGAGTTTATACACGATGGAAACAAACGACATGTGTGCATTCCGCTCATCGTCTCAGGTCATGCGGGCGCTGTTGTACAGTTTGTATTCACTAAAGAAGATGCTGAACACGTTAACGAAAAAGTATTCAAAGCGGAGAGTTACATCAAGCATTCGCTTTCCGTTATCGAGACAAAACGTTTGATGAACACGCTGCGTGAATCTTCACTGGTCGATGGACTGACAGGGCTTTACAACCGTCGTTTCTTGCAAGACCACAGCAACCAAATCATCGCAAGCACACTCAGACGTAAAAAGCAGATTAGCCTTTTGATGTGTGACATGGACTACTTTAAGCAAGTTAATGATAAATATGGTCATGACGTTGGTGACAACGTTCTAAAAGAGACATCGCACATCCTTAAAAAATGTGTGAGAGAGTCAGACATCATCATTCGTTTTGGTGGTGAAGAGTTCTTGATTTTGCTCATCGACACTGAGGTCAATTACGGTGTGAAAGTCGCTGAGAAGATTCGCCTAGCGGTGGAAGAGTTTAACTTTAAAACAACCGATGGTATTCTTAAAAAGACCATCAGTATGGGTATTAGCGACTTCCCTCATGACACCGATGGCTTCTGGCAAGCGATTAAATTCGCCGATGTAGCACTTTATAAAGCCAAAGAGAGTGGACGTAACCGTTGTTTGCGTTTCACAAAAGAGCTTTGGGATCAAAAAGCAAATTTTTAA
- the dbpA gene encoding ATP-dependent RNA helicase DbpA, whose amino-acid sequence MFNEFITEPKMLQNLNDLGYVAMTPIQKACIPLALAGRDLVAKAKTGSGKTAAFGLPLLMALHVNSMRIQSVVLCPTRELAEQVSAELRRLARFAHNIKIVTLCGGARFVPQCINLEHGAHIVVGTPGRILQHLQEKTINFEHIKTLVLDEADRMLDMGFYEDIEKIIAKMPSKRQTLLFSATFPKEIERMCNEVQNDAIRISIEEEAHTSPNITQVCYTVEPREKEAALKGVLLESDAKSVIIFCKTKIGVAELQGYLLDEGFDALSLHGDLEQIDRDEHLLLFANGSAQILVATDLASRGLDVKDVEMVINYELPQTMEIYTHRIGRTGRMEKEGMAVSFVTPREEGFFEELTEANFAFTCKSIGDLDTKLFKPKKALYITLCIDAGKKHKMRAGDILGTLTKDLGLEARVIGKIDILEKFSYVAIAREYADKAFDGLCATTIKNRRFKIWKLG is encoded by the coding sequence ATGTTTAACGAGTTTATCACCGAGCCAAAAATGCTCCAAAATCTAAACGATTTGGGCTATGTAGCCATGACACCGATCCAAAAAGCGTGTATTCCTTTAGCACTTGCTGGCCGTGACCTTGTCGCCAAAGCTAAAACAGGCAGTGGCAAGACTGCCGCGTTTGGATTACCGCTTTTGATGGCGTTACATGTAAACTCCATGCGCATCCAATCGGTCGTGCTTTGTCCCACGCGTGAGCTTGCCGAACAAGTGAGTGCAGAGCTTAGACGTTTGGCTCGTTTTGCCCATAACATCAAGATCGTTACGCTGTGTGGCGGTGCTCGTTTTGTACCTCAGTGCATCAACCTAGAACATGGTGCGCACATTGTGGTTGGAACACCTGGGCGTATTTTGCAACATTTACAAGAGAAGACTATCAACTTTGAGCATATTAAAACGCTCGTTCTCGATGAAGCCGACCGCATGCTCGACATGGGTTTTTACGAAGACATCGAGAAGATCATCGCCAAAATGCCAAGTAAGCGTCAAACCTTGCTGTTTTCTGCAACCTTCCCCAAAGAGATCGAGCGCATGTGTAACGAAGTGCAAAATGATGCCATTCGCATCAGCATCGAAGAAGAAGCACACACCTCTCCGAACATCACACAAGTATGCTACACCGTCGAACCACGCGAAAAAGAAGCAGCACTCAAAGGTGTTTTACTGGAAAGTGATGCCAAGTCGGTCATCATCTTTTGCAAAACGAAAATAGGAGTCGCCGAGCTTCAAGGTTATCTTTTGGATGAGGGTTTTGACGCACTTTCGTTGCATGGCGATTTAGAACAAATCGACCGTGACGAACACCTGCTTCTGTTCGCTAACGGCAGTGCGCAAATCCTCGTTGCGACCGACCTTGCTTCACGCGGGCTGGATGTCAAAGATGTCGAGATGGTCATCAACTACGAACTACCTCAAACGATGGAAATCTATACGCATAGAATTGGTCGAACAGGACGCATGGAAAAAGAGGGCATGGCAGTAAGCTTCGTCACACCAAGAGAAGAGGGTTTCTTTGAAGAACTCACAGAAGCCAATTTTGCCTTTACATGTAAATCCATAGGCGATTTGGACACAAAACTTTTCAAGCCTAAAAAAGCCCTTTACATCACGCTCTGCATTGATGCGGGCAAAAAGCACAAAATGCGCGCTGGTGACATCCTTGGAACTCTCACCAAAGACTTAGGCCTCGAAGCGAGAGTCATTGGAAAAATTGACATCTTAGAGAAGTTTTCTTATGTCGCGATAGCTCGAGAATACGCCGACAAAGCATTTGATGGGCTTTGTGCTACTACGATTAAAAATAGACGGTTTAAGATATGGAAATTGGGGTGA